CCCTCATTGCCCACAATAGTACCTGACAAATGGGAGGTACTCAGTGAAATAGTATTTGTTAATGAATGTATGATTTATAGCAAGAATTCCCTCTTCTTGacttctttttataaaatctatTCAGCAGACAACATGCCGACTCAGTAACCTCCTCATGGAGGATTTCACTTCCTGGTTGCGAAGGGTATAAATCACAGGATTCATCAATGGAAAGATCACTGTGTGGAAGAAGGAAACTACCTTGTCCACTGGTAAGGCCCTGAAGGGGCGAGTATAGATGAAGATGGCAGGTCCAAACATGAGAAGTATAATAATGATATGAGTGGTGCATGTGGACAGTGCTTTGCTCTTCCCTTCAGAAGCAGACCCATGTACATGGCAAAGGATGACTGCATAGGAAGACAAAAGCCCCAGGAAGCACAGGAGGGTGAGCAGGCCACTGTTGAAGACCATTAGAAGCTCCACCACGAGGGTGTCTGTGCAGGCCAGCTTGATGACCTGTGGCACATCACAGAAGAAGTTATCCAGTTGGTTTGGGCCACAGAAGGGCAAGTGGAGGATGAGGGCCACCTGGATAATGGAGTGGACAAAGCCTCCAAGCCACAGGGCCAACAGCAAGGCATAGCAGGCTCTAGGGTTCATGACTGTGGAATAGTGCAAAGGCCGACAGATGGCGATATAGCGGTCAAAGGCCATCACAACAAGGAGTaacccttcccctcctccaaggAAGTGCAAGAAAAAGAGCTGAGTGATGCAACCCCTGTAGGAGATTACCTTCTTCTCAGAGAGGAAGTCCACCAGCATCCTGGGAGCCACAATGAAGGAGTAGGATGCATCCAGGAAAGCCAAGTTGCCCAGAAAGAAGTAGAGGGGGGCTGTGAGACCAGGGTCTGATCTTATGGTGAAAATGATGAGGAAATTTCCAGGAAGGATGATGAGATAGAAAATTAAGATCAGCACAAAGACCAGGAGCTGAATATTCTGGGACTGGGTCAGACCAAGAAGGATGAATTCTTTCACCATCGTGCCGTTTTCTAGCTCCATCTTTTCTGCCTATAGAACATCAAGGAATAGTTTATTTTCATCTCTTGCACCTAGATCATAGTTCTTTTCAAACTAAAAGTTATGCCACATCTGTCACACCATCACTGTCCCACAACCTAAGAAATCTTTTCTACCCTTTATTCTTCTACATTTCATATCTGCCAACACCCTGATCTTAAAGCCACACTCTCTGCTTCTTCAGTCCTGTGCTGCTATTAACTATTCTCTCACGTGGGACTCTGCAATGCCCCTGCCCTGGACTAGTTTATGATTTGCATGAGACATAAGAAAATGTTTCTGACTGAGAAAAAACTTAACCCCAGTTATCAagttcttcaagtttttatttgaatgaaGGTTAAGGTAGGGATTGACAGCAAACAGGAATGACAGTTTTTTaaggtgacagaaatgttccatatcttgaCTGTAATGGTTACCAGTGTCTGTTCTTTTGCAAAAAAGTACTAAACTATACAGAAATTGGTACAtttactttatgtaaattataccttaggAATGCTGActtaaaaagctaagaaaaaacTGTTTACTTGAAATATGTCCTTCTTCATAGAATATCAACCCATCAACCTggtctaaaattttaaaaagcctggtCATTCTGGAGAAATTAAGATCTGAGGCTTATTTGTAATAGTGGCATCTAAATTGGGAATGTGGTCACCCAACACACATTATAATTTATTGGCATGAAAACAATAATGGTagaatttctatatatatattattatatcacATTCTTTGATGTTCTACTTTTAAAAGTGTTATAGTTTATATAGAATCATGATataattgaatataaaatatacaaataaaatatagatgtCGCTTGCACATGTTCAAAATGgttttttattgaaatgaaaaattttaaaagcttgaaGATATTTGAACAAGAACAAACTACTGgtgatttaaaacaatatttcacATGCTTTCAGTTACATGGCAGACTTGTTTTTAAAGTGTTGTGGAATAGAGTGTAGAGAAGAGGGCAAGAAGGGTCCACTAAGTATATGTAAGAggggagagaatgaaagagagaaagaaaaaaagaaaagcaataaagtcCCAAGTCAAGAAACCAAAGGAGATTTTTACAATGGGACATCTATTCAAAACATCAAAATACCTGCGTTTTGTATCTCTAAACCTAAATAGATTAATTAGTAACTGGTATTTCCATGTATAGTCTAAGTTGGGAATTATGAAACAGGTACTTTACAACAAAAggcacatatatgcacacacatagtTTCCTAAGCAAAACTGAAGTACAAAAATTTACAAATGGCGCCATCCAAATCAgcttttctgtttccatctttcttttcttttcttttttcttttcttcctttccctcccctctcctctcctttcctttcctttttcttctctctctccttccttccttccttcctttagcATTCACTGGCTTCAATATTTATAATTCCTTTTGTGCATAAAATCTGCTGTTAGAAAAATTAATCAGGAATCCCTCTATACTTAATTCTAAGTAGTGTGCATCTTGCACAGTATTATACAGTGGTTATTTCATAGTCTTTCAAACAGTGATTCTGTCTTTAAGACATAGAAGAAATCTTTAAGCTCCTGTAAGGTTAAGAGCTACTtatgttgtgttttatttcctatcATAGACTTCTGTTCTATTAACCCTTTAACAGATGGGATTCATTACCATCTAACATCCCTCACTTCTCTCAGTTAATATATGATGTGTGAAATTAAGACCCAGTATTAACATTCCCAAGACAATTAGTACTTTAATAAAAGTTTGTATATCTCcaataaagtaattttaagtATGAGGAAGAACTAAAGCTATTTTAACAGATAAAAGGTGTTGTACTAACAGATAAAAGGTGTTgctgtattgttgaattcagacTTCACATATTAGTCTATTTCTACTATAATTCTGACCATTACATTCCATGACAGCAAATGCACCACCTGAAGAATTAtaatagctttccatttattccttctttctatactttgtaaatatgaagacaaaaagaTTTACCTCTCTAGCAATCCAACACTACACTCACACAACAGCAATCACCTCTTAATGGAAGGAACAATTACTGATTATTCCTGCCTTTGTTCTTAAGTATCTCTTCTCACAGAGGAGGCTCttacattttgaaatacacaGCCAATTTGTGATGAAATGGAGAATGTACTTTGGGAATTTAAAGGCTAACAAAGCTATAGAATGCTTTCAATGGGAATTATTAGAATGCCAACAAGATGTAATCAAAGTTTAGACTAAAGAGCCGTTAGGTACAAATATTCAAATACACTCAGTTAAAGAGACACTGTGTCACTGCTgggatttaaaaatcaacattccAGCAGTGACAGAGACAATGGAATGTCAAGCATGTTTATTAGGTCTCAGTGAATAGAAAGCCACaggaaattgttttatattttacactgcaattcaaaaaaagaaaaatagtataatTGCTAGGAAATCATAGCTACATCAAGAAACAATTAATGTGGCCAATTAGGTAAATATATTAGATTCAACATATTTCTGGTgacaaaaaataggcaaagacaaaataaatgatgcTTACAAAGAGTCCTTTGGACTTTCCATGGAAAGAGAGGATGTCCTCCAAACAGACCGTATTATGCCCTTGgtatttgttgttttcattttagacataATTGTCTCCTATGCTCTGCTGAAGCAATAATGAggaactattttcttttcaaatatatattattagtttattattattaaactaaATAATAAGAATCATGTAGTAGAAggtaacaaaatttaaattttagatttgattttgttttaaagagaaagatttttcaaactactgaaaaatcaaaatgctaaacataaaatgtttctctaaaaaatacaatgcataggggcacccgggtgttTCAGTcaattgaatgtctgacttcaactcaagtcatgatctcatggttcatgggttcaagccccgcatttggctctgtgctgacagttcagagcctggagcctgcttcagattctgtgtctccctttgtctttctgcccctcccctgttgcgttctgtctctctcaaaaataaacattgaaaaaaatttaatataatgcaTAATCAAAGACATTTCATTCTCATACGataatattaggggactttaacaccccagttacatcaatggacagatcatccaaacagaaaatcaacaaggaaacagtagctttgaatggcacactgcaCCAGTTGGATTTagcagacatattcagaacattccatcctaaaacagcagaatacacattcttttcaagtgtacacagaacattctctagaacagatcccatattgggtcacaaaacaagtctgaacaaattcaaaaaaatcaaagtcataccatacatcttttctgaccaaaacactataaaactagaaatcaaccacaagagaaaatctgggaagaccacaaatacatggagctTAAATAACATGCTGCTTAACAATGGGTCAACCACAAAatcagggaagaaataaaaaattatatggaaaccaaggaaaatgaaaacacaatgttccAAAATCTTTGGCAGGCAACAAAAGTGGTTTTAAGAGGGAAGTCAGAAAGCAAGAAAACctccagaagcaagaaaaatatcaaactaaccttacacctaaaggagctagaaaaagaacaagcaaaacccaaacccatcaaaagaaaggcaataataaaaattagagcagaagggcgcctaggtggctcagttggttaagcatcctgatttcagctcaggtcctgatctcagggtttgtgagatggagctgcactgacaacatggagcctgcttgagattctctctttcccctctctctgcccttcccccctttctcactctctctctctctctctctctctctgaaaataaataaatattaaaaaattggggcgcctgggtggcgcagtcggttaagcgtccgacttcagccaggtcacgatctcgaggtccgtgagttcgagccccgcgtcaggctctgggctgatggctcggagcctggaggctgtttccgattctgtgtctccctttctctctgcccctcccccgttcatgctctgtctctctctgtcccaaaagtaaataaaaaacgttgaaaaaaaaattaaaaaaaaatcaatagagcataaataaatgatttaaaaactaaaacaacaatcgaacagatcaatgaaatcaggaggttgttctttgaaaagatcaacaaaattgataaagcaaaattgataagctggactcatcaacagagagagagagagagagagagagagagagagagaaagtttgcagtcttagccaaataaataaaatcactaatgaagaggagaagtaacaacaccaagaaatacaaaggattataacagaatattatgaaaacctatgTGCCAACagattggacaacttagaagaaacagataaattcttaaaaacatataACATGCCAAAACCAaagtaggaagaaatagaaaatttgaacagaccaattaccagcaatgaaatttaatcagtaatcaaaaaataaaaatgcaggacaAGAAGGCTTCACAGACAATCTCTaccaaaaagttaaagaagagttaatacctattcctctcaaactattccaataatataagaggaaagaaaacttccaacttcattctatgaagccagtatcaccctgacaccaaaaccagataaagacaccacaaagaaacaaaccacaGAACAGTATctcataaatatagatgcaaaaatcctcagcaaaatattagcaaaccgaatccaacaatacattttaaaaaatcatgcacaactatcaagtgggatttattcctgggatgcaggggtgtttaatattcacaaaacaatcaacatgatagagcacatcaacaagagaaaagataaaaactgtatgattgtttcaatgcagaaaaagcatttgacatagTACAACATCAATTCATGTTAAGAACTCTCTGTAAGGTAGGTCTAAAGAGAActtacctcaatataataaaggccatgtgtaaaaaacccatagctaacatcacagtcaatggagaaaaactgagagagcTCTTTCTAAGGTCAAGAACAGGacggatgtctactctcaccacttttattcaacatagtaaaaGAAGTCTTacccacaacaatcagacaacagaaagaattAAAAGGTGTCAAAagtgataaggaagaagtaaaactttcagtatttgcagatgacatgatactatgtataAAAGCCAGAAGACTCCATCAAAACCTACCAGAACtgataataaattcagtaaggttgcaggatacaaaatccatgtacagaaacctgttgcattcCTATGCACTAATAACGAAGTGGCAGAGagtgaaattaggaaaacaatcctatttacaattgcaccaaaaccaagaaaatatctagaaatgaacttacccaaagaggtgaaaaatctgtacactgagaATTATAAAACACTACTGAAAGTCAAGatgacccaaagaaatggaaagacttttTATGCTCCTAGGCTGAaagagtaaatattgttaaaatgtccatactacccagagcaatatacagatttagtgcaatcactatcaaaataccaatagcatttttctcaaactagaacaaacaatcctaaaatttgagtGGATCcacaaaagacttcaaatagccaaagcaatcttgcaaaagaaaaaccaaacttgaaatatcacaattccagatttcagttATACTACCAaatggtagtaattaaaacactaCGGTAgaggcataaaaatagacatataaatcaatggaataaaatagaaaacccagaaataaacctataattaggggcgcctgggtggcgcagttggttaagcgtccgacttcagccaggtcacgatctcgcggtccgtgagttcgagccccgcgtcgggctctgggctgatggctcagagcctggagcctgtttccaattctgtgtctccctctctctctgcccctcccccgttcatgctctgtctctctctgtcccaaaaataaataaaatttgaaaaaaaagaatttaataaaatataaaaaaaaaaaaacctataattatgtggtcaattaatcttctacaaagaaatcaatacacaaagggaaaaagacagtcttcaacaaatggtgctgggaaaacttgacagctACATGCCAGAGAATGACAccgggccactttcttacaccacaacaaattaaactcaaaatggattaaagacctacatgtgatacctgaaactacaaaactactagaagaaatcataagtagtaatttctttgatatgtgctacagaaacatttttctagatatgtctcctcaggtaagtgaaacaaaagcaaaaatgaaccatttgggacttcatcaaaattaaaaaccttttgtGCAGTAAAGgaaactgaacaaaacaaaaaggcaacctgatgaatagaagatattttcaaatgatatatctgataaggggctaatattcaaaatataaaaagaacttatacaacttcacataaaaaacttttttaaattaaataatggaTGGAGAACCTgagatgtacagatggccaatagacacatgaaaagatgttcaacaactctaaacatcagggaaatgcaaatcaaaaccacaatgagatatcatctcatacccaccagaatgactaaaatcaaaaacacaagaaacaactggtattggcaaggatgtgggaaaacaggaaccctcttgtactgttggaaggaatgcaaattggtgcagacactgtggaaaacagtatgaagcttactcaaaaagttaaaaacagaactaccccatgatccagtaatcacagtactaggtatttatccaaaaaatacagaaatgctaattaaaaggGGTAAATGcgcctctatgtttattgcatcattatttataatagccggactatggaagcagcccaagtgttcatcaactgatgaatgaagatGATGTGATATGCACGTGCGCTCATTGAATAccattcaaccataaaaaagaatgaaatattgccatttgcaacaacatggatagatctagagagtataattctaagcgaaataagtcggagaaggaaaaatactatcatttcattcatatgtggaatttaagaaacaaaacaaattaaagggaaaaaatgagagagagagacagactgtaaACTAAAGAGAACAAACGGATGGTTACCAGGGGTAACCTGGTAGaggaggggtgaaataggtgttagggattaaggagagcactttaatgaaaatagtaataaaataaaataacaaaaggagaggaaaataaaaacatttcactcTAATTTACATCCAGCTCAccaaagagaagggggaagactGTCAAATGGAAAGAATAGAGGAAGTAAGAGATACatgatattataataatataaacaggaaggggaaattaaaaacaagaacaattaCAAAAACTATATTAGGAAAATAGGAAATGAACAtgaaaagacagacacagaaatgcATATTTTGTAAAACCTTATATACAAAAAACTCGACAgtaaaagaaagttattttttaaaaaaatgacacaaacagCCTTGGTGTTTGTGGCTCTCCTCTGTGGCCAAGGCGCCACCTGCACTGTGCCCTGAGACCAGCTCCTTCACAGGCTGCAGGTGCCCCTGCATGGGGGCCAAGGGGAGCTGGGGCTCCGCCCTCCTCTGCCCTGGAAGTCATGGACATCCTCGCCTCCCCTGTGCCACCACTGCTTTGTGTGGGGGACATGGCAAAGCACAGGGAGGAGAAGCCCTGCTTTcagcccaccccagcccctaAGTCAACATCCCTGGGCAGCGGCACCATGACCTGAAAGAACAGAATATCTGTCAGGCAAGAGCTGCTGTAATGCTTCATGATAAAGCCATTAAGAAGTGGGTGCCAGCCAGTAGCTCCACAGGGTTCAGCAGAGTTTATACATATCATCCTACAGGCAATGACACACTCAGAATGGTGGGCAAGAAAATTCAGGACCATCAGCATTGCAGTGTGGGGGGTAACCTAGTGATATAAAGATGAAGGAAACAACTATatggattggaaaggaagaaacaaagctgACCTTATTCAGTGACAATACAATTCTCTACATGAAAAACCTCAAAAGTATCTGCAGTTAAAATATTAGATTAAGCCTGTTGAGCATGTTTACTGGGTAGAAGATCAATTTATAAAAAGCAGTAGCTTATTTGTATAACTAGCAATAAACAATgtgaaaatacagttgaccctggaATAACCTGGGGGTTAGGGGAACCACCTCCCATGCAGTTGATTctccatgtataacttttaacTACCCCAAattttaactattaatagccaactgttgactggaagccttaccaataaacataaatagttgatgaatacatgttttgtatgttatgtgtattatgcATTATATTCTGACaagaaagtaagctagagaaaagaaaatgttattaaaaagatCGTAAGAAAGAGAACATAGacttacagtactgtactgtgtCAAAAAAATGTCCATGTAGAAGTGAACTTGCATGGTTTAAACCTGTGTTGTTCGAGGATCAACAGTATAATATTAGAAAGatattgcttaattttttgaggaacttccacactgttttccagagtggctgcaccagtttgcattcccaccaacagtgcaagagggttcccatttctccatatcctttcaacaatagccaaattatggaaggagcctaaatgtccatcaactgatgaatggataaagaaattgtggtttatatacacaatggagtactacgtggcaataagaatgaaacatggccttttgtagcaacgtggatggaactggagagtgttacgctaagtgaaataagtcatacacagaaagacagataccatgttttcactcttaggtgtatcctgagaaacttaacagaagaccatggggggaggggaaggaaaaaaaaaaagaaagggagggagctaaaccataagagactcttaagaactgagaacaatctgaggattgaggagggcacctgttgggatgagcactgggtgttgtatggaaaccaatttgacaataaatttcatatttaaaaaaaagatattgcttAAAGTAACAACAATGtatctaagaataaatctaataaattggttgtctttcaaaaaataaacaagaaaagaaacgaaCAATGAAATATGGGGAGAAAACTCCTCATCTTGGAGAATGTTACAGTCTGTTGCCACCAAAGACTTaaaatgtgtggggttttttttcataaCTATACATAAACAGGGACCTTGTCTTCTAATGTTTGCCACGGCACTTAAAATTAACCTGATGATCTAAACTAGTTTTCAGAATGGAGACTTCTTATTTCTGCTGggaaaaatttatcattttagacAATCTTAGAAACTAAAATCATGAGCTAGTTGGCATTATAGTGTCAGCAATGTAGCACtgaatgaggcaaaaaaaaaaaaaagttcctgggAATTTGACATTCAAATGCATGGagaagacaataaacaaacacacCAGAAAGGAAAGATCTGACTGTGGTGAGTGTTGGGTAGAAATATAACCAAGTGATATGCTGGAAAGAGTCGGGGAAGAGGCTGCTGTGCTAGGTGAGCTAGCCAGGGAGAGTCTTGCTGAACAGCTGGCATTTCAACAGATATCTGAATGTCTGGAATAATCCCACTATGTGGATATCTGAAGAGCTGATAGAAGGCCATGAAGCAGGAAGAGAATGATGCACTAAgcagcagaaaggaagagaaagaaagagaaaggccacTATGGCAAGAGAGTAGTGgccaaatggaatttttaaaaagtgttagtCAAGATAGAGAGGAAGGGCCAGATATGGATCAAATGCCAATTGGTCATCATTTCATTTGAGATGTTATAAACAGATGatatctgatttacattttttaaagattattctgaTACTGGTAAAGAATGGGTTTTAGAAGCCAAGAGTagaagcaaggagaccagttaGGGAG
This region of Lynx canadensis isolate LIC74 chromosome B3, mLynCan4.pri.v2, whole genome shotgun sequence genomic DNA includes:
- the LOC115517185 gene encoding olfactory receptor 4N4; this translates as MELENGTMVKEFILLGLTQSQNIQLLVFVLILIFYLIILPGNFLIIFTIRSDPGLTAPLYFFLGNLAFLDASYSFIVAPRMLVDFLSEKKVISYRGCITQLFFLHFLGGGEGLLLVVMAFDRYIAICRPLHYSTVMNPRACYALLLALWLGGFVHSIIQVALILHLPFCGPNQLDNFFCDVPQVIKLACTDTLVVELLMVFNSGLLTLLCFLGLLSSYAVILCHVHGSASEGKSKALSTCTTHIIIILLMFGPAIFIYTRPFRALPVDKVVSFFHTVIFPLMNPVIYTLRNQEVKSSMRRLLSRHVVC